GCCCATTAGGTAGCCGGATAGGTTCGTTAAGAAGACGGAATCGTTACCGCCGACGTGCTCGGTAAAGATCATAAAGGGTTTGAGTAGCTGAGAGCCGATGCCGGAGTCTAGCATCTGCCGTGAGAGTTTACGATCCCCATTACGAGCTGCCCATACAGCGCATAATGGAGAAAGCATCGCTCCGCCAATAAAGGTGTGCGCGAGGTCGAGGTAGTAGCGATAGGTTGCCGCATCGACTTCGGGGGTATGGCTGTAACCGAAGGGGAAATAGGCCACCAGCACTTCGGGACAGCATAACCCCCCGTTATAGACATAGCTGTCATTCTTCAAAATATGTCCATTCTGCGCGTCGATGGGGATGAACAAATTCCTTTCAATCTCACCCCAAGACGCCGGAGGGGTTTTGCCTAATTGTTTAGCGGTTTCCATCACTTGCCGTAGGGCGATCTTGGAGATGATGTTGATAAATGAGTTGTTATCGATCTTGGCGATACCCTCATCGATACCGGTGACGTGGAGGATTTCATAGCCGCGGTTGGTTTTTGTCACGCGGCTGGCAATCCATTCGGCCACCCCTTTCATCACCGGCCATGCCTGATCATGCAGGAATAAATCATCGCCGGTGGCATTTGCATATTGAGCGCAGGCGATTGCCACATCTTGGCTGACATGCTGCTCGTCCCATCCTGTTGAGGACATTGGAGTGACTTCACCGCCTGATAGCCCGCTTTCCCATGGGAACATTAGTCCCCGATAGCCATGCAGAGCGGCATTTCGTCTGGCAGCATTCATTCTTTCCCATCGATAATCTAGTATCGCTCGGGCAGAATCTGGAGCGGTTAAAAGCAGTGGAGGGAACATAAACACATCGGTATCCCAAAACACATGTCCATAAAAGGCGTGGCGACGGCTGAGGCCGAAGGGGCTGATACTGCATGGCATTGAAGGATGGGCGCTTGAATGCAGATAAAAGAAGGCGG
The DNA window shown above is from bacterium and carries:
- a CDS encoding glycoside hydrolase family 65 protein, producing the protein SNGELDTRFDFVAAGVTVKVHVLTFVSRTIPALALQEINIEVDKPCDLRVKAILDCTGIPGKEAFRAMLKTKADGAVLWESNGGLCKIGAALMAEFEGPDLKSIEKSDLGYEGSSPAKVFMIDAKPGHHYRIRQMGSLVPDVMHTEPHWQAARMVEAGQWRGWENVREDNRKAWAELWKGRIKLIGADESWQDLTDAAFFYLHSSAHPSMPCSISPFGLSRRHAFYGHVFWDTDVFMFPPLLLTAPDSARAILDYRWERMNAARRNAALHGYRGLMFPWESGLSGGEVTPMSSTGWDEQHVSQDVAIACAQYANATGDDLFLHDQAWPVMKGVAEWIASRVTKTNRGYEILHVTGIDEGIAKIDNNSFINIISKIALRQVMETAKQLGKTPPASWGEIERNLFIPIDAQNGHILKNDSYVYNGGLCCPEVLVAYFPFGYSHTPEVDAATYRYYLDLAHTFIGGAMLSPLCAVWAARNGDRKLSRQMLDSGIGSQLLKPFMIFTEHVGGNDSVFLTNLSGYLMGLLYGLTGLSLDSPNPNEWCKHPVVMPEGWDGLEVDRIYVQSNPARLSAKHGDAKAKIEF